In one window of Lewinella sp. 4G2 DNA:
- a CDS encoding CPBP family intramembrane glutamic endopeptidase, with amino-acid sequence MTNVKPRSKTATRLLVATLISLVILFIAGQVIFTGILLASGFEIQSLLTGEFDLDAGQRQALRLGLFLNNLLLFAGAAIAGLWYVYRQNWQRSVYLDRGPVKGSLGPAILLFVVSLPVVAYSAYVNLQVPLPEWASQSEAATDQLLVQMLTMESIPELLLAVLTIGVVAGLGEELLLRGTFQKRILGGYLRSHHATIWLAAAIFSAMHIEFAGFLPRMILGASLGYAYHWTRSLWVPIILHTVFNGIQVIVAYVTGEFDPNAITEDVPEWWMGLIGLVLSIYVAYRAEQRFGEEYDVEEVAATDRPEPLE; translated from the coding sequence ATGACGAATGTTAAGCCCCGTAGTAAGACAGCTACACGACTCTTAGTAGCCACGTTGATCAGCCTGGTAATTCTATTCATCGCCGGCCAGGTGATTTTCACCGGGATCCTGCTGGCCAGCGGATTTGAAATCCAATCGTTGCTCACGGGTGAGTTTGACCTGGACGCCGGGCAACGACAGGCACTACGCCTCGGGCTCTTCCTGAATAATCTACTCTTGTTTGCCGGGGCCGCCATTGCGGGGCTTTGGTACGTGTACCGGCAAAATTGGCAGCGGTCCGTTTATCTAGACCGTGGACCGGTGAAGGGCAGTCTGGGACCAGCAATTCTCCTCTTCGTGGTGAGCCTTCCCGTCGTTGCCTACTCTGCCTACGTCAATCTACAGGTCCCCCTTCCCGAATGGGCGAGCCAGAGTGAAGCTGCTACCGACCAGTTGTTGGTCCAGATGCTTACAATGGAATCGATCCCAGAACTGCTGCTGGCCGTTCTGACCATTGGAGTGGTGGCCGGACTGGGGGAAGAACTGTTGCTGCGGGGAACCTTCCAGAAGCGCATTCTTGGTGGCTACCTCCGCAGTCATCACGCGACGATCTGGCTGGCGGCGGCGATCTTCAGTGCCATGCACATCGAGTTTGCCGGCTTTCTGCCCCGGATGATCCTTGGCGCCAGTCTCGGTTACGCCTACCACTGGACGCGCTCCCTTTGGGTGCCCATCATTCTGCACACGGTATTCAACGGCATCCAGGTGATTGTTGCCTACGTTACCGGTGAGTTTGATCCGAATGCCATCACCGAAGACGTGCCCGAATGGTGGATGGGGCTCATCGGTTTAGTCCTGAGCATCTACGTTGCCTACCGGGCGGAACAACGATTTGGGGAGGAATACGACGTGGAGGAAGTGGCCGCGACCGATAGACCAGAACCGCTAGAATAA
- a CDS encoding type B 50S ribosomal protein L31, producing MKKDLHPKNYRTVIFRDINANESWLGRSAANTRDTDTFEGEEYPLIKLEISSASHPFFTGKMQFVDTAGRIDKFNKKFGKSRFAKKLGEEAATEEAPATEEA from the coding sequence ATGAAAAAGGATCTGCACCCCAAGAATTACCGTACGGTGATCTTCCGCGACATCAACGCGAACGAAAGCTGGCTCGGCCGCAGCGCTGCCAACACGCGTGATACGGATACCTTCGAAGGTGAAGAGTACCCCCTCATCAAGTTGGAGATCTCCAGCGCTTCTCACCCCTTCTTTACGGGTAAGATGCAGTTTGTGGATACCGCTGGTCGTATCGACAAGTTCAACAAGAAATTTGGTAAGTCGCGCTTCGCCAAGAAATTGGGCGAAGAGGCTGCTACGGAAGAAGCACCCGCCACGGAGGAGGCGTAA
- the ctlX gene encoding citrulline utilization hydrolase CtlX, which yields MNSDHAQTTNHVLMVRPHHFAMGSPTHFDNAFQEAAPPELQYEIAEKAKGEFDHYVHLLREAGINVTVVEDDPSVVTPDSAFPNNWFSTHGDGLLVTYPMFWPQRRIERREAIFELIDQKFRVNRTLDLAHWESAGRFLEGTGSLVLDRKNRVAYCCYSERATKQAIQDWCAAMDYAPITFHAVDQRGTPIYHTNVMLAIGTEVAVACFDSVADPAEKSKLTESLALSGRRLMGISQDQMDQFGGNMLELRREAGPLWVMSSAAFNSLDPAQVELLGSPLLHVPLPTIEQYGGGSARCMISEIFLAPK from the coding sequence ATGAACAGCGATCACGCCCAAACGACCAACCACGTTTTGATGGTCCGGCCCCACCATTTCGCGATGGGTAGCCCGACACACTTCGATAACGCCTTTCAGGAAGCCGCCCCACCGGAACTGCAGTATGAGATCGCTGAAAAGGCGAAGGGAGAATTCGACCATTACGTCCACCTGCTTCGTGAGGCCGGCATCAACGTGACCGTAGTGGAGGATGACCCAAGCGTGGTGACTCCCGACTCCGCCTTCCCGAACAACTGGTTCAGTACCCACGGCGACGGCTTATTGGTCACCTACCCCATGTTCTGGCCCCAGCGGCGGATTGAGCGTCGGGAGGCCATCTTTGAACTGATCGATCAAAAATTCCGGGTGAACCGCACGTTGGACTTAGCCCACTGGGAAAGTGCCGGCCGCTTCCTGGAGGGGACGGGTAGCCTCGTCCTGGACCGCAAGAACCGGGTCGCCTACTGCTGTTATTCCGAGCGGGCGACCAAGCAGGCCATTCAGGATTGGTGCGCGGCGATGGATTACGCCCCGATTACCTTTCACGCCGTCGACCAACGCGGTACCCCCATTTACCACACCAATGTGATGCTGGCCATTGGTACTGAGGTAGCCGTAGCCTGTTTTGACAGCGTCGCCGACCCGGCGGAAAAATCGAAACTCACCGAAAGCCTTGCCCTCAGTGGCCGGCGCCTGATGGGCATCAGCCAGGACCAGATGGACCAATTCGGAGGCAATATGCTGGAACTACGCCGCGAAGCTGGTCCGCTGTGGGTGATGTCCAGCGCTGCCTTCAACAGTTTAGACCCCGCTCAGGTGGAATTATTGGGAAGCCCGTTGCTGCACGTCCCACTACCTACCATCGAGCAGTACGGCGGTGGTTCAGCCCGGTGTATGATCTCAGAGATCTTTCTTGCGCCTAAATAA
- a CDS encoding GlmU family protein: MLNLVFFDSDVRPHLLPLTYSRPVGDLRCGILTIREKWEHHLGVSGSFLTDDSLRELYPVEQGEHNLLINGAVLPTPALAEQVRQLVPGEAFQQNGLLVATCLNGDALEALIEGDEFDNIEAFELEGEPVRHLTRPADIFTFNGEEIRRDFALLIEGRTSATPSTSNTFIGDQSNLFLEEGVTMEACTLNLTTGPVYIGHDAVVLEGCLLRGPISVGEGAALKMGAKVYSNTTIGPKCKVGGEVNNVVFHSNSNKGHDGFLGNAVIGQWCNIGADTNASNLKNDYGEVRVWDYVSERFAKTGLQFHGLVMGDHSKLAINCMMNTGTVVGFSANVFGEGFPRTFIPSFSWGGAGGFRTYRLDKALATAERVMARRERQLSDEDRDLFARVFDASEKYRPE; encoded by the coding sequence ATGTTAAACCTGGTCTTCTTCGACTCTGACGTCCGCCCACACCTACTCCCGCTCACGTATTCTCGCCCGGTGGGTGACCTGCGCTGCGGCATCCTGACCATTCGGGAAAAGTGGGAACACCATCTAGGCGTAAGCGGCAGTTTTCTCACCGACGATAGCCTCCGGGAGCTCTATCCGGTAGAGCAAGGCGAACACAACCTGTTAATCAACGGGGCCGTCCTACCAACACCTGCCCTCGCCGAACAGGTGCGACAGTTAGTACCGGGGGAAGCCTTTCAACAGAATGGCCTGCTCGTTGCTACCTGTTTGAACGGTGATGCTCTAGAAGCCCTTATCGAAGGTGACGAATTTGACAATATCGAAGCCTTTGAGCTGGAGGGCGAACCCGTCCGCCACCTCACCCGGCCCGCCGATATCTTTACCTTTAATGGTGAGGAGATACGTAGAGATTTTGCCTTACTCATTGAGGGGAGAACGTCCGCTACACCCTCCACCTCCAATACCTTTATTGGTGATCAATCCAACCTCTTTCTGGAAGAAGGGGTAACCATGGAAGCCTGCACCCTCAACCTGACCACTGGCCCTGTTTACATTGGTCACGATGCCGTTGTCCTGGAAGGGTGCCTACTCCGTGGGCCAATCTCAGTAGGGGAGGGGGCCGCCCTCAAAATGGGAGCCAAAGTGTATTCCAATACCACCATTGGGCCGAAGTGCAAGGTTGGCGGGGAAGTCAATAACGTTGTCTTCCACAGCAACAGTAATAAGGGCCACGACGGCTTCCTTGGGAATGCCGTAATCGGCCAGTGGTGTAACATCGGAGCGGACACCAACGCCAGTAACTTGAAGAATGATTACGGCGAAGTGCGGGTTTGGGATTACGTCTCGGAGCGCTTTGCTAAAACGGGCCTCCAGTTTCACGGATTGGTGATGGGCGACCACTCCAAGTTAGCCATCAATTGCATGATGAATACTGGTACTGTTGTCGGTTTCTCGGCCAATGTGTTCGGGGAGGGCTTCCCACGGACCTTCATTCCCAGCTTTTCCTGGGGCGGTGCCGGCGGCTTCCGGACGTACCGACTCGACAAAGCCCTGGCTACCGCTGAACGGGTAATGGCCCGCCGCGAACGTCAACTAAGCGATGAAGACCGCGATCTATTCGCGCGTGTCTTCGATGCGAGTGAAAAATACCGGCCGGAGTAG
- a CDS encoding cation-translocating P-type ATPase produces MVDSKGITTLRVEGMDCNNCAQSITRFLERKGLEDVFVNFQTREVRFRRDDETLDPEGVRAGIKRLGFTVVDEPESGSSFDHGDAHDHSAVARRRLLFCAVLTAPLLIAHLLMTFGVEVGLMHNKWLQLALAGPVYAIGGLHFGRSALAGLRERMLNMDVLIFLGSTAAFIYSMVGFIWDDPQYYFFETAATIITLVLVGNWLEARAVEKTTTSIAALTDLQEESASLIMPSGTTVRLPIEEVKVGNRLRINTGDRIPLDGHLLTGHLSTNEAMLTGESLPVEKGVGERLLGGSLVTSGQGTYEVTAGYRDGTLSRIIDLVKTAQADKPDLQRLADKISAIFVPVVIAIALLTWLVGWLTGYATFTQAVMNAIAVLLISCPCAMGLATPTAVMVGVGRLARMGILIRGGSTVERLAGVQQMVFDKTGTLTTGELTVTDFTVAPAQDRAQALREIAAMEEGSSHPIAVGIRSYAQEELERSGAAEMTDQVKYVQETPGVGLTARTNSGEKLFLGAAHRQGLTVSGDPDIVFTRGGRFVAGIKLGDEIRPGAAAMVRELKQKGIDPVLLTGDNQTKANQVAQAIGITKVEAEKLPAEKLQLVTSLSQRQPTAMVGDGINDAAALARADVGISLGGASAAALDAAQVVLLRDDLSLLTEGLKVSALTLRTIKESLFWAFSYNVVAIPIAALGFLNPMWAALFMAFSDVVVIGNAIRLKSRKAK; encoded by the coding sequence ATGGTGGATTCTAAAGGCATCACGACGCTTCGGGTAGAGGGAATGGACTGCAACAACTGCGCCCAATCCATCACCCGTTTCCTCGAGCGAAAGGGCTTGGAGGACGTCTTCGTCAACTTTCAAACCCGCGAAGTCCGCTTCCGTAGGGATGACGAGACCTTGGACCCGGAAGGCGTGCGCGCCGGTATCAAAAGACTGGGCTTCACGGTGGTGGACGAACCTGAATCCGGTAGTTCTTTCGACCACGGCGACGCGCACGACCACTCCGCCGTGGCCCGCCGTCGTCTGCTATTTTGCGCGGTACTCACCGCACCGCTACTGATCGCTCATTTACTGATGACCTTCGGCGTGGAGGTAGGGCTGATGCACAACAAGTGGCTACAGCTAGCCTTGGCCGGACCCGTCTACGCAATCGGTGGACTGCACTTTGGCCGCAGCGCCCTGGCTGGACTACGGGAGCGGATGCTCAACATGGACGTACTGATCTTCCTCGGATCAACGGCGGCATTCATCTATTCGATGGTAGGTTTTATCTGGGATGACCCTCAATACTACTTCTTCGAAACGGCGGCCACAATTATCACTTTAGTATTGGTAGGTAATTGGTTGGAAGCGCGCGCCGTCGAAAAGACGACCACCTCGATCGCCGCCCTGACTGACCTTCAGGAAGAATCCGCCAGCCTGATTATGCCAAGTGGCACCACGGTCAGGCTACCCATCGAAGAAGTGAAAGTGGGCAACCGGCTCCGCATCAATACGGGTGACCGCATTCCCCTGGATGGCCATCTCCTAACGGGCCACCTTTCCACAAACGAAGCGATGCTCACCGGCGAGAGTCTCCCCGTAGAAAAAGGGGTAGGGGAGCGCCTTCTCGGTGGTTCCCTCGTTACGTCGGGCCAGGGCACTTACGAAGTAACCGCTGGCTACCGGGACGGAACCCTATCGCGGATAATCGATCTGGTCAAAACCGCCCAAGCGGACAAACCTGACCTGCAGCGACTGGCGGATAAGATCAGTGCCATTTTTGTACCCGTCGTCATCGCGATTGCCCTGCTGACGTGGCTCGTGGGGTGGTTGACGGGCTACGCCACCTTCACCCAGGCGGTGATGAATGCCATCGCAGTCCTATTGATTTCCTGCCCCTGCGCAATGGGATTGGCTACCCCGACCGCCGTAATGGTTGGAGTAGGGCGTTTAGCCCGTATGGGTATTCTGATCCGAGGCGGAAGCACTGTTGAGCGACTGGCCGGCGTCCAACAAATGGTCTTCGACAAAACTGGAACGCTTACGACGGGCGAATTGACCGTAACCGACTTCACCGTGGCTCCGGCACAGGACCGGGCTCAAGCTCTGCGGGAAATTGCCGCGATGGAAGAGGGGAGTAGCCATCCCATCGCGGTGGGTATTCGATCTTACGCGCAGGAGGAGCTAGAGAGGTCGGGAGCTGCGGAGATGACTGATCAGGTAAAGTATGTGCAAGAAACCCCTGGCGTTGGCCTGACGGCGCGTACGAACTCCGGCGAAAAACTATTCCTCGGTGCGGCGCACCGTCAAGGGTTGACTGTTTCTGGAGATCCGGACATTGTCTTCACCCGCGGCGGTCGGTTTGTGGCGGGGATAAAACTCGGCGATGAGATCCGGCCGGGCGCCGCGGCGATGGTCCGAGAGTTAAAGCAAAAGGGTATTGATCCCGTCTTGCTCACTGGGGATAATCAAACCAAGGCAAATCAGGTTGCGCAAGCCATCGGCATTACGAAAGTAGAAGCGGAAAAACTGCCGGCCGAGAAATTACAATTGGTCACTTCGCTGAGCCAACGGCAACCCACCGCAATGGTCGGAGACGGTATTAACGACGCCGCTGCCCTCGCCCGGGCAGATGTTGGCATCTCTCTCGGTGGTGCCTCCGCCGCCGCCCTCGATGCCGCACAGGTGGTGTTATTACGGGATGACCTGAGCCTGTTAACGGAAGGATTAAAGGTTTCCGCTCTGACGTTACGAACGATCAAGGAAAGCCTATTCTGGGCCTTCAGCTACAATGTGGTGGCCATCCCAATTGCCGCACTTGGCTTCCTGAACCCCATGTGGGCAGCTCTCTTCATGGCCTTTTCGGACGTCGTCGTAATTGGAAACGCGATTCGCCTGAAATCCAGGAAAGCTAAATAG
- a CDS encoding RDD family protein: MELSNVTPASYLQRWLAYIIDALVLGLFTALALYLLIYARSLYACLAVTVLEGAYKPIMEWRYGATLGKMAQKLVVVDSVTGQRMDLNQSLMRYLPWALGMFAAIFVITRQYQSADFAEVSDIYGYLDLAQNSPLSDSWVIQVISNIPIFSAAWLIADPWRQALHDKLAKTIVIQRTPVQG; this comes from the coding sequence GTGGAATTATCGAACGTCACTCCGGCATCCTACCTGCAACGCTGGCTGGCCTATATCATTGATGCGCTCGTGCTCGGGCTATTTACTGCCCTGGCGCTGTACCTGCTAATCTACGCGCGGAGCCTCTACGCCTGCCTGGCCGTCACCGTGCTGGAAGGCGCCTACAAACCCATCATGGAATGGCGCTACGGCGCAACGTTGGGAAAGATGGCCCAAAAACTGGTCGTCGTGGATAGCGTCACCGGCCAACGAATGGATCTCAACCAGAGCCTCATGCGCTATCTGCCCTGGGCCCTGGGTATGTTCGCAGCCATCTTCGTGATCACCCGGCAGTACCAAAGCGCAGATTTTGCGGAGGTATCCGACATTTACGGTTACCTGGACCTGGCGCAGAATAGCCCCCTTAGCGATAGTTGGGTGATTCAGGTGATCAGTAACATCCCCATCTTCTCTGCCGCCTGGCTCATCGCCGACCCCTGGCGGCAGGCGCTGCACGATAAGCTGGCGAAAACGATCGTCATTCAACGTACCCCAGTGCAGGGATAA
- a CDS encoding TraB/GumN family protein, producing the protein MRHYLSLLFALLFIYGCSPKFTEQTGSATESPKPGSASIAQVAPSLTDTTLLWKITTPGAAAPSYLFGTIHIIPEADYFMPSKVVRALNATEEVVFEIDPRDMQDMSKMLGLMMKLNMKNGTKISDLLSDEEYATVKSYFQEMGIPFGMMSRMKPLFLSAMVGQGGEGGGMPGIGGLGGGPSGMKSYEMELTEIAKAAGKEIGGLETMDFQMSLFDSIAYEDQARMLYEAVVADQASTETGGENQMDQMVAMYRRQAVAEMASMMSEETAEVNRFEELLLTRRNENWAPIIKTAAASGPVFYAVGAGHLGGTNGVIALLRGMGVSVEPVF; encoded by the coding sequence ATGCGCCATTACCTTTCGTTGCTTTTCGCCCTCCTGTTTATTTATGGCTGCTCCCCCAAATTTACGGAGCAGACGGGATCCGCCACTGAATCACCCAAACCTGGGTCTGCATCCATCGCGCAGGTCGCTCCAAGCTTAACGGATACTACCCTACTCTGGAAGATCACCACCCCGGGGGCTGCGGCCCCCAGCTACCTCTTCGGCACCATCCACATCATTCCTGAGGCGGATTACTTCATGCCCAGTAAAGTAGTTCGAGCGCTGAACGCTACCGAAGAGGTGGTTTTCGAAATCGACCCACGGGATATGCAGGACATGTCCAAAATGTTGGGGCTAATGATGAAACTCAACATGAAGAACGGGACGAAGATCTCCGACCTCCTGAGCGACGAGGAGTACGCAACCGTGAAGTCCTACTTCCAGGAGATGGGTATCCCATTTGGCATGATGAGCCGGATGAAACCGCTTTTCCTCAGCGCAATGGTTGGCCAGGGCGGTGAAGGTGGCGGCATGCCCGGTATCGGCGGCCTCGGTGGCGGACCCTCCGGCATGAAGAGCTACGAAATGGAGTTAACGGAAATTGCCAAAGCAGCCGGCAAGGAGATCGGTGGCCTAGAAACCATGGATTTTCAAATGAGCCTCTTCGATTCCATCGCCTACGAAGACCAGGCCAGAATGCTCTACGAAGCCGTCGTTGCCGACCAAGCCTCAACTGAAACCGGTGGTGAAAACCAAATGGACCAAATGGTTGCCATGTACCGCCGCCAGGCCGTTGCTGAAATGGCCAGCATGATGAGTGAAGAAACCGCGGAAGTAAATCGCTTCGAAGAGTTGCTCCTTACGCGGCGCAACGAAAATTGGGCCCCCATCATCAAGACGGCCGCCGCGAGTGGCCCCGTATTTTACGCAGTCGGCGCCGGTCATTTAGGTGGGACCAACGGCGTCATCGCTTTGCTCAGAGGAATGGGCGTAAGTGTGGAACCCGTATTCTAA
- a CDS encoding RDD family protein, with amino-acid sequence MTVDTLDAGATRIEAPVRFAGFGVRLGSAIIDFLVMLPLVGGITYFTIFSPNFNLFVAVSVLSMLYKPLMEGYFGATVGKMATKIKVVAKENEPITMVQAVTRAAPWILGSLLNIYFTYQVFQIPGLEDADGFTEFGLIVAEYQAENGSTLSQIIQQVAGWLPLISALVMLGNKQKQSAHDLLAETYVVYKNPEVKPL; translated from the coding sequence ATGACCGTTGATACTTTAGATGCTGGTGCCACCCGAATTGAGGCACCCGTTCGGTTTGCCGGCTTTGGCGTGCGCCTTGGCTCCGCGATCATCGATTTCCTCGTCATGCTCCCGCTGGTTGGTGGCATTACCTACTTCACGATATTCTCCCCGAACTTCAACCTGTTCGTCGCGGTGAGCGTGCTGTCCATGCTGTACAAGCCTTTAATGGAGGGCTACTTCGGCGCTACGGTAGGTAAGATGGCCACCAAGATCAAAGTGGTGGCGAAAGAGAACGAACCCATTACCATGGTGCAAGCCGTGACCCGCGCCGCGCCCTGGATCTTGGGTAGCCTACTCAATATCTACTTCACTTATCAAGTATTCCAGATCCCCGGGCTCGAGGATGCGGACGGTTTTACGGAGTTCGGATTGATCGTCGCGGAATACCAGGCCGAGAACGGTAGTACATTGAGTCAGATCATTCAGCAGGTGGCCGGTTGGTTGCCCCTGATTTCTGCCCTAGTTATGCTCGGAAATAAGCAGAAGCAGTCCGCGCACGACCTCCTCGCGGAGACTTACGTAGTCTACAAAAACCCCGAAGTAAAGCCGCTGTAA
- the ggt gene encoding gamma-glutamyltransferase — MHKTLLFLTLSTLFLACQREAPTLDYTAEKTATYPTAGIVGPHPLATEVGLDVLKAGGNATDAAVAMQFAMAVVYPRAGNLGGGGFLVYRSAKGEIKSLDYRERAPAAADRDMYLDDEGNVIPDLSTRGHRAVGVPGTVAGIATMHEELGSLPWKELVQPAIDLAENGCRLSASEVGRLKRYHADFLEFNASTPFSDSTVVKGQLVQQPDLAATLRRIQRDGKEGFYGGRTAELIVAEMQSGNGIITAKDLQDYETTWREPITKKIDNYRIISMPPSSSGGVALAQMVEMLEPYDLTEMGYHTTESIHLTVEAMRRAYADRAEYLGDADYYPVPVDSLLNDTYLAGRMTDFNPDSASRSTNVELGLTLRKETFETTHISIIDSLGNAVSITTTLNGNFGSKVMVDGGGFFLNNEMDDFSAKPGVPNMFGLVGKEANAIQPGKRMLSSMTPTIVEKDGELFMVLGAPGGSTIITAVLQTFLNVTEFGMPLADAVAAPRFHHQWLPDEVLYESGALSEPVREELEAKGHKLREVSAMAVIKALLVDDQGQIQAAGDARNPDDDVAGY; from the coding sequence ATGCACAAAACCCTACTCTTCCTTACCCTGAGCACGCTATTCCTGGCCTGCCAACGGGAAGCCCCAACGCTGGATTACACCGCGGAGAAAACGGCGACCTACCCTACTGCTGGCATCGTTGGTCCCCACCCCCTGGCCACCGAGGTTGGACTGGATGTACTAAAGGCCGGCGGTAATGCGACCGACGCCGCCGTCGCCATGCAATTCGCCATGGCCGTCGTATACCCCCGCGCCGGCAACCTCGGCGGCGGAGGTTTTCTGGTGTACCGCAGCGCAAAGGGTGAGATCAAGTCCCTCGACTACCGGGAAAGAGCTCCCGCAGCCGCAGACCGTGATATGTACCTCGACGATGAAGGCAACGTCATTCCAGACCTTAGCACACGAGGCCACCGCGCCGTCGGCGTTCCGGGGACGGTCGCCGGCATCGCCACCATGCACGAAGAGCTGGGTTCCCTCCCCTGGAAAGAATTAGTCCAGCCCGCCATTGACCTTGCCGAAAATGGCTGCCGCCTCAGCGCCTCGGAGGTAGGTAGGCTGAAACGCTACCACGCAGATTTCCTGGAGTTCAATGCATCTACCCCGTTCTCCGATTCTACCGTGGTGAAAGGACAGCTCGTCCAACAGCCGGACCTGGCCGCTACGCTGCGTAGGATTCAACGCGACGGAAAGGAAGGGTTTTACGGCGGCCGCACCGCCGAGCTCATCGTGGCCGAGATGCAGTCCGGCAACGGAATCATTACCGCCAAAGATCTTCAGGACTACGAAACGACCTGGCGGGAACCAATCACCAAGAAAATCGATAACTACCGCATCATCTCGATGCCTCCCAGTAGCAGCGGTGGCGTTGCCCTCGCCCAAATGGTGGAGATGCTGGAACCCTACGACCTGACGGAAATGGGCTACCACACCACCGAGTCCATCCACCTCACCGTCGAGGCCATGCGCCGCGCCTACGCTGACCGCGCCGAGTATTTGGGAGATGCCGATTATTACCCTGTCCCAGTCGATAGCCTACTGAACGACACCTATCTGGCCGGGCGGATGACGGATTTCAACCCTGACTCAGCGAGCCGCAGTACCAACGTAGAACTAGGTCTTACCCTCCGGAAGGAAACCTTTGAGACCACCCACATTAGCATCATCGATAGTCTCGGAAACGCTGTTTCCATCACCACAACGCTGAACGGCAATTTCGGCAGCAAGGTGATGGTGGATGGTGGTGGCTTCTTCCTTAACAACGAAATGGACGACTTTTCCGCCAAACCCGGTGTACCCAATATGTTTGGCCTCGTGGGGAAGGAGGCGAATGCCATCCAACCCGGTAAACGGATGCTGTCCAGCATGACGCCCACCATCGTGGAAAAGGACGGTGAACTCTTCATGGTCCTCGGCGCTCCGGGAGGTTCCACGATCATCACTGCGGTGCTCCAAACCTTCCTGAACGTAACCGAATTCGGCATGCCACTCGCCGACGCCGTTGCCGCCCCCCGCTTCCACCATCAGTGGTTACCAGACGAGGTGCTCTATGAATCCGGGGCTCTATCTGAGCCCGTCCGCGAGGAGTTGGAGGCTAAGGGACACAAATTGCGGGAGGTATCCGCTATGGCCGTCATCAAAGCCTTACTGGTGGATGATCAGGGGCAAATCCAGGCGGCCGGCGACGCGCGTAACCCCGACGATGATGTGGCCGGTTACTAA